In Cheilinus undulatus linkage group 16, ASM1832078v1, whole genome shotgun sequence, one DNA window encodes the following:
- the edn1 gene encoding endothelin-1: MDINVLISVLSVIYAWILCTVLSAPAGEIPTTSTATQGRHVRTKRCSCANFLDRECVYFCHLDIIWVNTPERVVSYGLGNVPRTKRALVDSRCQCVKENDTTCRNFCRLEKHPRYGTSPETVIRSAEGDGCAETQCKHKLAADTGRIKRMKNKKRVSPAALKATLNTRLLLEKWRVRRRHRGRAWEGESVAS, from the exons ATGGATATTAACGTTTTGATTTCCGTGTTATCAGTGATATACGCCTGGATTTTGTGCACAG TTCTATCAGCGCCTGCTGGAGAGATACCCACTACCTCCACCGCCACCCAGGGGCGCCATGTGCGGACCAAACGCTGCTCCTGCGCCAATTTCCTGGACAGAGAGTGCGTCTACTTCTGCCACCTGGACATAATATGGGTCAACACACCTGA GCGCGTGGTCTCCTACGGACTGGGCAACGTTCCCAGGACGAAGCGCGCGCTCGTGGACTCCCGCTGCCAGTGTGTGAAAGAAAACGACACAACATGCAGAAACTTCTGCCGGCTGGAAAAACACCCCAG GTATGGGACATCGCCAGAAACGGTGATCCGCTCCGCCGAGGGCGATGGTTGCGCTGAGACGCAGTGCAAACACAAGCTGGCAGCCGACACGGGCAGGATTAAGAG gatgaaaaataagaaaagggtGTCGCCTGCAGCATTGAAGGCCACCTTGAATACCCGCCTGCTGCTTGAGAAGTGGAGAGTGAGACGGCGCCACAGGGGGAGAGCATGGGAGGGCGAGAGTGTAGCCTCCTAA
- the hivep1 gene encoding zinc finger protein 40: MPRTKQNNPKNLKDKIEEAQKELKDPKGSQKGTSASERRNADNIKGLKRKKVVAENRLDKIPKSPVKKPLQLKTSEAAPHRAPSRETTPSRCSSSNSPSNNPSLSPSGKGSPQYAQPLTASPAKGPSSTDIERIKQEETSQRLPSLESSDGGEGSLITATEGQPKDSRSSSLEGGPYHSSASLDVLLKAMEPDFSTLAERKNSLHAIGKPASTLNAQPSDELTTIPAVNVGLRTQPPHMQTYYIDKQGNFIGIAAPLQGNVQTSSQGTPMQSSQLATPHFMPVASNSEKPSLHMSFNTGPSTITHAPVPSGSNALPQSQPPVVHTCQSLSASVPSTIQVPVTPGSNQVQMTTVMNFGSEQVYKDQKPKKPGKYVCEYCSRPCAKPSVLLKHIRSHTGERPFPCVTCGFSFKTKSNLYKHKKSHAHAIKLGLIARSESGGGSLSQESDKALGTHSEAEESGDSDEESSTADLDPDSSQSSMAALSENSLQSAGTAQASQREADSLALLESNKLAPGQRAHEPKVTAALPKVVVYPVNVSPMRADSPRVTGAAPEQAAAQRQREFQTANLRSNITVLSSLKEVDGTNTSLDTVSEDEDLQCKSPMLGGHAQLQRQQATDFSQQQQIKCLLSPRSLGSTDSGYFSRSESADQAMSPPSPFVKITPPVDIDIAKNNLPNVAPVVGTVMHVVAEQKPRASEGQMRPPLEAKALSLEERISKLISDNEAVVDNKQLDSVKPRRTSLSRRGSIDSPKSYIFKDSFQFDLKPIGRRSSSSSDIPKSPFTPTDKSKPVFLLSVPSQYPPMDCLPITRSNSMPTTPGHSALPVNVPPLPHPLRICQSFDEKISSLNDDVFSSAPSTPNPAIHSRTLVRQAAVEDSSTSEGHSLHTVRSMDEGYQGPSISSELMQRSRSFEHNQDRNKKPQQNKGTMYECETCRNRYRKLENFETHKKFYCSELHGPKNKPVNVKETDQDVFQVNIMQPIVCRSTTGSGILDQQTSFRKRRIMKSVGDEDDQSPTDTIPPCSVSFELPSAAASQTFSHNIIVDIQPKNNQSKLPQIQLVARGLNTADSRLSPIRETQISASTKGDLQRQGSGTSVIRHTNSLSRPNSFETESIDRASPVDSMEKDPLNKLKTDAKANVTSDSHHEKIAKPKSVDYEKHQKEQSGDGAAAAVGENSTPVHHSRLVRQNNIQVPEILVTEEPDREHETHTIEPSDKPTDQFSWPQRSESLSKLPAEKLPPKKKRIRLAQMDHSSGESSFESSLSRSLSRDSSLSRCSSVSASFDREEPYRSESPSRGEYVSNVQESQGLPTVFNTLGVPGIMRRAASEQITCTQPSIEISCDYRSKSFDCGNVSPSRSLSPVGQPKIGQTQAPQVPLIERRRGPLVRQMSLKIGPESHQPVRKTVIPLDKPAISNVSSLTQNRGHQIHIANRQTMAQPFILHTGELPLQKNEQIVQSIHLGSPTQPPQVHGLPHPWHQTSRVQICQKGPQPQSQILVCRQNVQNKPADSEEKQSFVPKYQLTSPALRASQTFSFANTQATQIALPVLTIPIANPVLNISKSSDVMKNVYVAQPNQQASEIKTQTVVLSGEQQRDLFDQTQAGAIPLPQILITHEQMHSAPSVSNKNSLLSSHNVGSDTQALPTAKDRIQTVSTPVHSGERAPSLGSLHCAQKLASVTLCPQQEPTASSKRMLSPANSLDIYMEKHQKRAKDEHGVACLTDGRSVNYLNTKMSEVTRQRKLTLVRQVCTTEPVDSPIETEAPPLPQVKTDGEKESEATDEVKPMSPDSTGLEKNTSTVIHEEEGPAAKSTSCNQVSSLPASASLKPQEKVDEQKWSPAKSPIRPSSFHGGQVKLTTSVSVVNTKDSHRLSFPSLKTATTFTWCFLMKRKPLHVPQTDLKTSAYAVWTVSPNNPNPLGLPTKVVMSLFDSKQSSKKIHYTSAIRTNEKSDILSYSGKLKDVMLRVPITQKSISAETRNKVPPETQASNESDKDLALKTEPRRVKIFDGGYKSNEEYVYVRGRGRGKYICEECGIRCKKPSMLRKHIRTHSDVRPYHCVHCNFSFKTKGNLTKHMKSKAHSKKCLEMGVPEGLIEDQDAEDSGDRSQVSSADRQDSDGDDSDGPDDEENDDNEEEEEDSQAESGLSTNPSVSASPQHIPCKEAEVPPSTLLAQMSISSVSPSLPQPQAPESHASDSESVPMMSPVSLSKQISISGSCYSQMPLPYSPPPVAATSDSYTSDTESVHMMSPVSPCRQMSIDYPDFEVPPSPPVPGKGTKLGQDTYSTPSAVVTSESGVPVDRGTQTSSFASQGPILFPPQGLSQTPGAQPQTHLFSHLPLHSQQPSRSSYSMVPVGGIQLVPAGLAAYSTFVPIQAGPVQLTIPAVSVIHRNTSPLPAPNTPPQPEGLQTQPLVVQEPLSSVVPCFPLGQVAGLQAQTIQPVGLETLNLMGLANTGLASTQLLPQQGLTLNATLGLQVLAASPTSQSSTGPQTHVPGLQILNIALPAIIPSLSPLSTLSPLPGSSERQGSPEAAGAQPSQSEQGLGSLQSCMPASPPAPLKVSSSPEPISGSRASPGANTGELTQTAEEGERDEFSQKHPSPALQGREDAAKQSPVEAASDPAHARSRPVTSWQKANDDYNEASSDDEDRLVIAT, encoded by the exons ATAAAATCGAAGAGGCACAGAAAGAGCTTAAAGACCCAAAAGGCTCACAGAAAG GGACATCTGCAAGTGAACGAAGAAATGCAGATAACATAAAAGGCCTGAAGCGGAAAAAGGTTGTTGCAGAGAATCGGCTCGATAAAATTCCAAAATCACCAGTAAAGAAGCCCCTGCAGCTTAAAACTTCCGAAGCTGCACCCCACAGAGCACCATCCAGGGAAACGACGCCTTCACGCTGCTCCTCTTCTAACAGTCCATCGAACAATCCTTCATTATCACCCAGTGGGAAAGGAAGTCCACAATATGCCCAACCACTTACAGCATCCCCGGCCAAGGGGCCATCCTCTACTGACATTGAAAGGATAAAGCAGGAAGAAACATCTCAGAGACTACCATCACTTGAATCCTCTGATGGTGGGGAGGGCTCTTTGATTACTGCTACAGAGGGTCAGCCTAAAGACAGCAGGAGCTCCAGCTTGGAAGGAGGTCCTTACCACAGCAGTGCTTCACTTGATGTTCTGCTTAAGGCCATGGAGCCTGACTTTAGTACTCTGGCTGAGAGGAAAAACTCCTTGCATGCCATTGGGAAACCAGCCTCCACTCTTAATGCTCAACCTAGTGATGAGTTGACAACAATACCAGCTGTCAATGTTGGTCTACGGACCCAACCTCCTCATATGCAGACTTATTATATTGACAAACAGGGCAACTTTATTGGCATTGCAGCACCACTACAAGGAAATGTACAGACATCCTCACAGGGTACCCCAATGCAGTCCTCTCAGCTTGCTACACCACATTTTATGCCTGTTGCATCAAACTCTGAAAAACCTAGCTTGCACATGAGCTTTAATACTGGACCATCCACTATAACTCATGCACCTGTCCCTTCAGGCTCCAATGCTTTGCCACAAAGCCAACCCCCAGTTGTGCACACATGCCAGTCCCTCTCAGCAAGTGTTCCAAGCACCATTCAGGTCCCAGTTACACCTGGCAGCAACCAAGTTCAGATGACCACTGTGATGAACTTTGGTTCTGAACAGGTTTACAAAGACCAAAAGCCTAAGAAGCCGGGAAAGTATGTTTGTGAATACTGCAGCCGGCCATGTGCAAAACCAAGTGTACTCCTCAAACATATTAGGTctcacacaggagagagaccTTTTCCATGTGTTACTTGTGGCTTTTCTTTCAAAACTAAGAGCAACCTGTATAAGCACAAGAAATCACATGCACATGCTATAAAGCTGGGTCTTATTGCACGATCTGAATCTGGAGGTGGGTCACTATCTCAAGAGTCTGATAAAGCCCTTGGTACACATTCAGAGGCAGAAGAGAGTGGGGACAGTGATGAGGAAAGTAGCACTGCAGATTTGGACCCTGACTCATCACAGAGCAGCATGGCAGCTTTATCTGAAAATAGTTTACAGAGTGCAGGTACAGCCCAAGCAAGCCAAAGGGAGGCTGACTCATTGGCTCTGTTGGAGTCAAACAAACTCGCCCCTGGTCAGAGGGCTCATGAGCCTAAAGTGACGGCTGCGCTACCAAAAGTTGTTGTATACCCAGTTAATGTTTCTCCTATGAGGGCAGATAGTCCAAGAGTTACAGGTGCAGCGCCTGAGCAAGCTGCCGCACAACGTCAAAGAGAGTTCCAGACTGCCAACCTGAGATCAAACATCACGGTCCTGTCATCTCTGAAAGAGGTAGATGGTACAAATACCTCCCTAGATACTGTGAGTGAAGATGAAGACCTACAATGCAAGTCTCCGATGTTAGGTGGGCATGCTCAGCTTCAAAGGCAACAAGCAACAGACTTTTCTCAACAGCAACAGATAAAGTGTCTACTAAGTCCACGCAGTTTGGGAAGCACAGATTCTGGATACTTTTCACGTTCTGAAAGTGCTGACCAAGCAATGAGCCCACCCAGTCCATTTGTTAAGATAACTCCACCGGTAGATATTGACATTGCCAAGAATAATCTCCCCAATGTTGCTCCTGTGGTTGGCACAGTAATGCATGTGGTGGCTGAGCAAAAGCCAAGGGCCTCAGAGGGGCAGATGCGTCCACCATTAGAAGCCAAAGCACTGTCTTTGGAAGAACGGATTTCTAAGTTGATATCTGATAACGAGGCAGTGGTTGATAATAAGCAGCTGGACAGTGTTAAGCCAAGGAGGACTTCTCTGTCAAGGAGAGGCAGCATAGACTCCCCCAAATCCTACATATTCAAAGACTCCTTTCAGTTTGATCTGAAACCAATTGGAAGAAGGTCAAGTTCAAGCTCAGACATCCCTAAGTCCCCATTCACTCCTACAGATAAATCAAAGCCAGTATTTCTCCTCTCTGTACCTTCCCAATACCCACCAATGGATTGTTTGCCAATTACAAGGAGTAACTCAATGCCTACTACACCAGGACACTCTGCTCTTCCTGTCAATGTTCCACCCCTTCCTCACCCATTGCGAATTTGTCAGTCATTCGATGAAAAAATTAGTTCACTGAatgatgatgttttttcatcagCCCCATCAACCCCAAATCCAGCAATACATTCTCGTACCTTAGTCAGACAAGCAGCGGTGGAGGACTCCTCTACAAGTGAGGGTCATAGCCTACATACAGTGCGCTCTATGGATGAGGGCTATCAAGGCCCAAGTATTTCCTCAGAACTGATGCAAAGAAGTAGATCTTTTGAGCACAACCAGGACAGAAACAAAAAGCCTCAACAGAATAAAGGTACAATGTATGAGTGTGAAACATGTCGTAACCGGTACAGAAAATTGGAGAACTTTGAAACTCATAAGAAATTCTATTGCTCTGAACTTCATGGTCCAAAAAACAAGCCAGTCAATGTAAAAGAGACTGATCAAGATGTCTTTCAAGTTAACATAATGCAGCCCATAGTCTGTAGATCAACTACTGGCTCGGGTATACTTGATCAACAGACATCTTTTAGAAAGAGAAGGATAATGAAAAGTGTTGGAGATGAGGATGATCAGTCTCCTACTGACACCATTCCACCTTGTTCTGTAAGTTTTGAACTACCATCTGCTGCTGCAAGTCAaactttttctcataatataATAGTGGACATTCAGCCTAAAAACAACCAGTCAAAGCTACCTCAGATTCAACTTGTAGCAAGAGGTCTCAATACTGCTGATTCCAGATTGTCACCAATTCGAGAGACCCAAATAAGCGCCTCTACCAAGGGAGACCTGCAAAGGCAAGGCAGTGGTACTTCAGTCATTAGACACACCAATTCTCTTAGCAGACCCAATTCATTTGAGACAGAGTCGATTGACAGGGCCTCTCCTGTTGACAGCATGGAGAAAGATCCCCTAAACAAGCTCAAAACAGATGCAAAAGCAAATGTCACATCTGATAGCCACCATGAAAAAATAGCCAAACCCAAGAGTGTTGACtatgaaaaacaccaaaaagaaCAGAGCGGTGatggtgcagcagcagctgttggTGAAAACTCAACCCCTGTCCATCATTCACGTCTGGTTCGGCAAAATAATATTCAGGTTCCTGAGATTCTGGTCACGGAGGAACCAGATAGAGAACATGAAACGCATACCATTGAGCCATCAGATAAGCCGACAGATCAGTTCAGTTGGCCTCAGAGAAGTGAAAGCTTGTCAAAGTTACCAGCTGAGAAACTTCCACCTAAAAAGAAAAGGATTCGTCTGGCTCAAATGGACCATTCCTCAGGTGAATCTAGTTTTGAGTCCAGCCTCTCAAGAAGCCTGAGCAGAGACAGTAGTCTTTCTCGTTGTTCCAGTGTCTCAGCCTCTTTTGACAGAGAAGAACCATATAGATCAGAGAGTCCTTCTAGAGGGGAGTATGTCAGCAATGTTCAAGAGTCTCAAGGTTTACCAACAGTCTTCAACACTCTCGGAGTGCCAGGAATTATGAGGCGGGCTGCATCGGAACAAATTACTTGTACTCAACCATCCATTGAAATTTCATGTGACTATCGTAGCAAGTCCTTTGACTGTGGCAATGTATCTCCCAGCAGATCTCTGTCACCTGTTGGTCAACCAAAAATTGGGCAAACCCAAGCTCCGCAGGTACCACTTATTGAAAGGAGGCGAGGGCCTTTAGTTCGCCAAATGTCTTTAAAGATAGGCCCAGAAAGTCATCAGCCTGTTCGGAAGACTGTCATTCCTTTAGATAAACCTGCCATTTCAAATGTTAGCTCTCTGACTCAGAATAGAGGCCATCAGATTCACATTGCTAATAGGCAGACCATGGCTCAGCCTTTTATTCTACATACTGGAGAGCTGCCTCTGCAAAAGAACGAGCAAATTGTGCAAAGCATTCATTTGGGTAGCCCAACTCAGCCGCCTCAAGTCCATGGCCTTCCACACCCTTGGCATCAAACCTCAAGGGTACAAATATGCCAAAAGGGACCACAACCACAGAGCCAGATCTTAGTTTGTCGCCAGAATGTCCAAAACAAACCAGCTGACTCTGAAGAAAAGCAAAGTTTTGTGCCCAAATACCAACTAACATCTCCTGCTCTGAGAGCAAGccaaacattttcatttgcCAACACTCAAGCAACTCAGATTGCCCTACCAGTTTTGACAATACCTATAGCTAATCCTGTTTTGAATATTTCTAAGTCTTCAgatgtgatgaaaaatgtttatgttgctCAACCAAATCAACAGGCCTCTGAGATAAAGACACAGACTGTTGTTTTATCGGGTGAACAGCAAAGGGACCTTTTTGATCAGACCCAAGCGGGTGCTATACCGTTGCCTCAAATTCTTATAACTCATGAGCAGATGCATTCTGCTCCCTctgtgtcaaacaaaaacagccttCTATCCTCTCACAATGTAGGTAGTGATACTCAAGCCCTACCTACAGCAAAGGATAGGATTCAAACAGTTAGCACCCCTGTCCATTCAGGAGAGCGTGCTCCTTCTCTTGGGTCTTTACATTGTGCACAGAAACTGGCATCAGTAACACTATGCCCACAGCAGGAGCCCACAGCCTCAAGTAAACGAATGTTGTCACCTGCAAACAGCTTGGACATCTACATGGAAAAGCACCAGAAACGGGCTAAGGATGAGCATGGTGTGGCCTGCTTAACAGATGGGAGGTCAGTCAATTATCTTAACACCAAGATGTCAGAGGTTACCCGACAGAGGAAGCTAACACTTGTCAGGCAGGTTTGCACAACTGAGCCTGTGGACAGTCCCATCGAAACTGAGGCCCCTCCTCTGCCACAAGTTAAAacagatggagagaaagagtcGGAGGCTACTGATGAAGTTAAGCCAATGTCACCTGACAGTACTGGACTGGAAAAGAACACTAGTACTGTTATTCATGAGGAAGAAGGACCTGCCGCAAAATCTACATCATGCAACCAGGTCAGCTCCTTGCCAGCCAGCGCTTCTCTGAAGCCTCAAGAAAAAGTTGATGAACAGAAATGGTCTCCTGCCAAATCTCCTATTCGACCTTCCAGTTTCCATGGTGGGCAAGTGAAACTGACCacttctgtgtctgtggttaACACAAAGGACAGTCATCGTCTTTCTTTCCCTAGCCTGAAAACTGCCACCACTTTTACCTGGTGTTTCTTAATGAAGAGGAAACCTCTCCACGTCCCTCAGACTGACCTGAAGACTTCAGCATATGCTGTCTGGACAGTCAGCCCCAACAACCCCAACCCACTTGGACTGCCCACCAAGGTGGTGATGTCTCTGTTTGACTCCAAGCAGAGCTCGAAGAAAATACACTACACTTCGGCCATAAGAACAAATGAGAAGTCTGATATCTTGTCTTACTCAGGCAAGCTGAAAGATGTCATGCTAAGG gtgCCAATAACCCAGAagtctatttcagctgaaacCAGAAATAAAGTGCCACCTGAAACTCAGGCCAGCAATGAGTCAGACAAGGACTTGGCATTAAAAACAGAGCCAAGACGGGTCAAAATATTTGATGGCGG ATATAAATCTAATGAGGAGTATGTTTATGTGCGTGGGCGTGGACGTGGTAAATACATCTGTGAGGAATGTGGGATCCGCTGCAAGAAGCCCAGCATGCTGCGCAAACATATTCGTACCCACTCCGATGTCCGTCCTTACCACTGTGTCCATTGTAACTTCTCCTTTAAGACAAAAG GGAATCTGACCAAGCACATGAAATCCAAGGCCCACAGTAAGAAATGCCTGGAGATGGGGGTTCCTGAGGGTCTCATTGAGGATCAGGATGCAGAGGACTCAG GAGACCGTAGTCAGGTGAGTAGTGCTGACCGTCAGGATTCAGATGGTGATGACTCTGATGGCCCTGACGATGAGGAGAATGATGACAacgaggaggaagaagaggacaGCCAGGCAGAGTCTGGCCTGTCTACCAACCCTTCGGTTTCTGCCAGCCCGCAGCATATCCCTTGCAAAGAGGCTGAAGTCCCTCCTAGCACCCTCCTAGCCCAGATGTCAATCAGCTCAGTCTCCCCATCTCTCCCCCAGCCTCAAGCTCCTGAATCCCACGCATCAGACTCAGAGTCTGTCCCCATGATGAGCCCTGTGTCCCTGAGCAAGCAGATATCCATCTCTGGCTCTTGCTACAGCCAAATGCCCCTCCCTTACTCTCCTCCACCTGTTGCTGCCACATCGGACTCCTACACCTCAGACACAGAGTCAGTGCACATGATGAGCCCAGTGTCACCATGCAGGCAGATGTCCATCGACTATCCTGACTTTGAGGTTCCCCCTAGTCCCCCAGTGCCAGGCAAGGGCACCAAGCTAGGCCAG GACACCTACTCTACCCCTTCTGCTGTGGTTACAAGTGAATCTGGTGTACCAGTGGACCGGGGAACTCAGACCTCTTCCTTTGCCTCTCAAGGTCCCATACTCTTTCCCCCACAGGGACTATCCCAAACACCAGGAGCACAGCCCCAGACCCACCTATTCAGTCACCTGCCCCTTCACTCCCAGCAGCCTTCTCGCTCCTCTTATAGCATGGTCCCTGTTGGGGGGATCCAGCTAGTGCCTGCTGGACTGGCAGCCTACTCTACCTTCGTACCAATACAGGCTGGTCCCGTCCAACTCACCATTCCAGCAGTGAGCGTCATTCACAGAAACACAAGCCCATTACCAGCTCCCAACACTCCACCTCAACCAGAAGGCTTGCAAACCCAGCCCCTTGTGGTCCAAGAACCTCTCAGTAGTGTTGTACCCTGCTTCCCCTTGGGGCAGGTTGCTGGTCTGCAGGCTCAAACAATACAGCCAGTAGGTCTGGAGACACTTAACCTTATGGGGCTTGCCAACACAGGCCTAGCATCCACCCAGCTGCTCCCTCAGCAAGGGCTAACCCTCAATGCCACCCTTGGGCTTCAAGTATTGGCAGCCAGTCCAACTTCCCAAAGCAGCACCGGCCCCCAGACTCATGTCCCAGGTCTGCAGATACTTAATATTGCCCTTCCTGCCATCATTCCTTCTCTCAGCCCTCTCTCCACCTTGAGTCCTCTCCCTGGGTCCTCTGAGAGGCAGGGAAGCCCAGAAGCTGCAGGAGCACAGCCATCTCAAAGTGAACAAGGGCTCGGTTCTTTGCAGAGCTGCATGCCTGCCTCGCCTCCTGCCCCACTGAAGGTCAGCAGCTCACCAGAACCAATCTCAGGCAGCAGGGCCAGCCCAGGAGCCAACACTGGAGAGCTCACACAGACTGCTGAGGAAGGAGAAAGAGATGAattctcacagaaacatccATCTCCAGCTCTTCAAGGTCGAGAGGATGCTGCTAAACAGTCACCAGTTGAAGCAGCTAGTGATCCTGCACATGCAAGATCACGGCCAGTGACCAGCTGGCAAAAAGCAAATGATGACTATAATGAGGCGTCCAGTGATGATGAAGACAGACTGGTCATTGCCACCTGA